The stretch of DNA AACGACCGGATCATCATCGACAAGATCTCCTACCGGTTCAGCGATCCGAAGCCGGGCGACGTCATCGTCTTCAAGGCCCCGTCGGAGTCGTGGGACGGCATGTGGGAGTCGCCGCGGTCGTCGAACGCGGTGGTGCACAAGATCCAAGACGTGCTCTCCTGGTTCGCCCTCTCGCCGCCGGACGAGAACAACCTCGTCAAACGCGTGATCGCGACCGGCGGGCAGACCGTGGAATGCCATAACGCCGACGGCAAGGGCGTCACGGTGAACGGCAAGCCGCTCGACGAGCCGTACATCGACCGGGAACTGCAGACGCAGACGTCCACCGACACCGACGGGGTGCTCGGCGCCGGATCGTGCTACGGCGACGACTTCGGTCCGGTCACCGTGCCCGACGGCAACGTGTGGGTGATGGGAGACAACCGGTCCAGTTCGGCCGACTCCCGCTTCCACCAGGAGGATCAGTATCACGGCACGGTGCCGGTCTCGGACATCCGCGGCAAGGTCCGTTGGATCGTCTACCCGTTCTCGCGCTTCGGCGGCGTCGGCGACCACGACCCGCAGGGCTGATCCGTCCGGACGTCGTAGATCATGAGTCGTACCGATCGTTGGCCGCCGCGTTCTCCCGTGCGCAGGGCGGCGTCGCTGCGGACGCTGGAGTTCACGTTGGCGCGTCATCGGCTCGGCCCCGTGGCCGGAGTCGACGAGGCCGGTCGTGGGGCGTGTGCCGGCCCGCTCGTCGTCGCGGCCTGCGTGCTCGGCACATCGCAACTCAAGTCGCTGGCCGATCTCGACGACTCGAAGAAGCTCTCGGAGGCCACCCGCGAGCGGTTGTTCGACGCGGTGACCCGCCACGCGGTCAGCTACGAGGTCGTCGTGATCCCGGCCGGCGAAGTCGACCGGATCGGCGTGCACGTGGCGAACATCGAGGGCATGCGACGGGCCGTCGCCGGCCTCGACGTGCCGCCGGGATACGTCCTGTCCGACGGCTTCAAGGTTCCCGGCCTGGGGGCGCCGTCGTTGCCGGTGATCGGAGGCGACGCGAACGCCGCGTGCATCGCCGCCGCGTCGGTGCTCGCGAAGGTCACACGCGACCGCATCATGGTGGAACTCGACGACACCGTCCCCGGCTACGACTTCGCCGTTCACAAGGGGTACAGCACGGCCCACCACATGTCTCGACT from Gordonia humi encodes:
- the lepB gene encoding signal peptidase I, which produces MEDNTDDDQKFVIKDDDGADDEKSSGWSKLVKEVAVVVAIVLVLMFVFTQFFFRQYMVPSESMESTLHGCAGCTNDRIIIDKISYRFSDPKPGDVIVFKAPSESWDGMWESPRSSNAVVHKIQDVLSWFALSPPDENNLVKRVIATGGQTVECHNADGKGVTVNGKPLDEPYIDRELQTQTSTDTDGVLGAGSCYGDDFGPVTVPDGNVWVMGDNRSSSADSRFHQEDQYHGTVPVSDIRGKVRWIVYPFSRFGGVGDHDPQG
- a CDS encoding ribonuclease HII; the protein is MSRTDRWPPRSPVRRAASLRTLEFTLARHRLGPVAGVDEAGRGACAGPLVVAACVLGTSQLKSLADLDDSKKLSEATRERLFDAVTRHAVSYEVVVIPAGEVDRIGVHVANIEGMRRAVAGLDVPPGYVLSDGFKVPGLGAPSLPVIGGDANAACIAAASVLAKVTRDRIMVELDDTVPGYDFAVHKGYSTAHHMSRLDALGPSREHRISYRNVRDRLA